One window of the Oceanicaulis sp. genome contains the following:
- a CDS encoding isoaspartyl peptidase/L-asparaginase: MPDIRPVFVLHGGAGMLAARSYDREEAHMAELAEIARDALLAGEAALDVVTDAVKDMEASGLYVAGKGASPNRAGRYELDAAIMDGPTRNAGAVSALEGFTSPVLAARRVMEETPHVLLAGAGAAHFAHEQGLEKVLDAPSYYVPAAAPDNRAIPTGTVGAVALDAAGRLAAATSTGGTLNKVWGRVGDTPIIGSGTWADGRAAVSCTGQGEYFMRANAAADVSARMRYADQTLDAAVEGALDDVAALGGEGGIIAVDASGAVSARFNSPGMKRALVHADGRIEVAVR, translated from the coding sequence ATGCCCGACATCCGCCCCGTCTTCGTCCTCCACGGCGGCGCCGGCATGCTCGCCGCACGCTCCTACGACCGCGAGGAGGCGCATATGGCCGAGCTCGCGGAAATCGCCCGCGACGCGCTTCTGGCCGGCGAAGCCGCCCTCGACGTCGTCACCGATGCGGTGAAGGACATGGAGGCGAGCGGGCTTTATGTCGCGGGCAAGGGCGCCTCGCCCAACCGGGCGGGCCGCTACGAACTCGATGCGGCGATCATGGACGGGCCGACCCGCAACGCAGGCGCGGTCAGCGCGCTGGAAGGCTTCACCAGCCCCGTCCTCGCCGCACGCCGGGTGATGGAAGAAACCCCGCACGTGCTGCTCGCGGGCGCCGGCGCGGCCCATTTCGCCCATGAGCAGGGCCTTGAGAAGGTGCTGGACGCGCCGAGCTATTACGTCCCGGCCGCCGCACCGGACAATCGCGCCATTCCCACCGGCACGGTCGGCGCGGTGGCGCTGGACGCGGCGGGCCGGCTGGCCGCGGCGACTTCGACCGGCGGCACGCTGAACAAGGTCTGGGGCCGGGTCGGCGATACGCCGATCATCGGCTCGGGCACCTGGGCGGACGGCCGCGCGGCGGTCAGCTGCACCGGACAGGGCGAGTATTTCATGCGCGCCAACGCCGCCGCCGACGTGTCCGCGCGCATGCGCTACGCCGATCAGACGCTGGACGCCGCGGTCGAAGGCGCGCTGGACGATGTCGCAGCGCTGGGCGGGGAAGGCGGGATCATCGCCGTGGACGCGTCCGGCGCGGTGAGCGCGCGGTTCAACTCCCCCGGCATGAAGCGCGCCCTGGTCCACGCCGACGGCCGGATCGAAGTGGCGGTGCGCTGA
- the raiA gene encoding ribosome-associated translation inhibitor RaiA — translation MQIQFVSKGIDVSEALRERMEQRISDAAAKYFNRPAEAFVTASKEGHGFKVDISVHLPSGAFLQASGQGGEAYGAAEDAATHMEKRLRRYKRRLKDHHADNKAPLPAETGSIMVLRSDRRDDLDELEDDGGAEGGEEPVIIAEQVAELRTLTVSMAVLEMDLADAPFMIFRNAGSGQLNVVYRRPDGHVGWIDPARGAKGSAGAAAE, via the coding sequence ATGCAGATCCAGTTCGTTTCCAAGGGCATCGACGTCTCGGAAGCTTTGCGCGAGCGCATGGAGCAGCGCATTTCCGACGCCGCGGCGAAGTATTTCAATCGCCCGGCCGAGGCTTTCGTCACCGCCAGCAAGGAAGGCCACGGCTTCAAGGTCGACATCTCCGTGCACCTGCCGTCCGGCGCCTTTCTTCAGGCCTCCGGGCAGGGCGGGGAAGCCTACGGCGCGGCCGAGGACGCCGCCACGCACATGGAAAAGCGCCTGCGCCGCTACAAGCGCCGGCTGAAGGATCACCACGCGGACAACAAGGCCCCGCTGCCCGCCGAGACCGGCTCGATCATGGTGCTGCGGTCAGACCGCCGCGACGATCTGGACGAGCTCGAGGACGACGGCGGCGCGGAAGGCGGCGAGGAGCCGGTGATCATCGCCGAGCAGGTCGCCGAGCTGCGCACCCTCACGGTCTCGATGGCCGTGCTTGAAATGGACCTCGCCGACGCGCCCTTCATGATCTTCAGGAACGCCGGATCGGGTCAGCTGAACGTGGTCTATCGCAGGCCGGATGGTCATGTGGGCTGGATCGATCCGGCCCGAGGCGCTAAAGGGAGCGCCGGCGCGGCGGCGGAGTGA
- a CDS encoding metallophosphoesterase family protein translates to MLYYAVGDVHGCADALETLLAKIGRHARTLHEDREHRIVMLGDYVDRGPDSARVIDIIMKLDEDGHVVLPGNHDQMMHEALSLKPGDAERAAALWWTNGAKATLKSYGATRLSASRCWRSFDLVPPAHRDFLKRILEERPVYHLDREDGLFFVHAGVRPRKPLDAQSDEELLWSRDPLFMGVDAEPWVEGLRVVHAHTPGEGPEIRANRVGLDTGAVYGGRLSAGVFVDGALEEVLSVGGDA, encoded by the coding sequence ATGCTGTATTATGCGGTCGGAGACGTTCACGGGTGCGCGGACGCGCTGGAGACGCTGCTGGCGAAGATCGGCCGGCATGCGCGCACGCTTCATGAGGATCGCGAGCATCGGATCGTCATGCTCGGCGATTATGTCGACCGGGGGCCGGACAGCGCGCGCGTGATCGACATCATCATGAAGCTCGATGAGGACGGCCATGTCGTCCTGCCGGGCAATCACGACCAGATGATGCACGAGGCGCTGAGCCTGAAGCCCGGCGACGCCGAGCGCGCGGCCGCCCTGTGGTGGACGAACGGGGCGAAGGCGACGCTGAAAAGCTACGGCGCGACGCGCCTTTCGGCCTCGCGCTGCTGGCGCAGCTTCGATCTGGTTCCTCCGGCGCACCGGGATTTCCTCAAGCGCATTCTCGAAGAGCGGCCGGTCTATCACCTCGATCGCGAGGACGGCCTGTTCTTCGTGCACGCCGGCGTCCGGCCCAGAAAGCCGCTCGACGCGCAGTCGGACGAGGAACTGCTCTGGTCGCGCGATCCGCTGTTCATGGGCGTGGACGCCGAACCCTGGGTGGAGGGTTTGCGCGTGGTGCATGCGCACACCCCCGGCGAGGGGCCCGAGATCCGGGCGAACCGCGTGGGCCTCGACACAGGCGCGGTCTATGGCGGCCGGCTGAGCGCAGGGGTGTTCGTCGACGGCGCGCTTGAAGAGGTGCTCAGCGTCGGCGGAGACGCCTAG
- the lptC gene encoding LPS export ABC transporter periplasmic protein LptC has protein sequence MTAATAGTLIGQRRARSLAGARRRSRLVRLARLCLIALAAGVLINVAVQIVISAMGVVDEPAAEITGGERIVNPRFTGRDQGGAPFVVTALTAARRSGGAGAVADLESPTLDYALVDAAAEEASSVLARAGVFDETAQTLLLQDEVRLNTASGYTFRTEAALIHLREGRLSGDAPVYGEAPWGAVRAGRFEVEDDGRRIILEDGVQTRLYMNDAEEPETQP, from the coding sequence GTGACAGCTGCGACGGCCGGAACCCTGATCGGACAGCGGCGCGCTCGCTCGCTCGCGGGGGCTCGGCGGCGGTCGCGCCTGGTGCGGCTGGCCAGGCTCTGCCTGATCGCGCTCGCCGCCGGCGTGCTGATCAATGTCGCGGTCCAGATCGTGATTTCCGCCATGGGGGTCGTCGACGAGCCGGCCGCCGAGATCACCGGCGGCGAACGCATCGTCAATCCGCGCTTCACCGGCCGGGACCAGGGCGGCGCGCCCTTCGTGGTCACCGCCCTGACCGCGGCGCGGCGCTCAGGCGGGGCGGGCGCTGTCGCAGACCTTGAATCGCCCACGCTCGACTACGCGCTGGTCGACGCGGCCGCCGAGGAGGCCTCTTCGGTGCTCGCCCGCGCCGGCGTGTTCGACGAGACCGCCCAGACCCTCCTGCTTCAGGACGAAGTGCGCCTGAACACCGCCTCGGGATATACGTTTCGTACCGAAGCCGCTCTGATCCATCTGCGCGAAGGCCGTCTGTCCGGCGATGCGCCGGTCTATGGCGAGGCGCCCTGGGGCGCGGTCCGGGCCGGCCGGTTCGAGGTCGAGGACGACGGCCGCCGCATCATCCTTGAAGACGGCGTCCAGACGCGGCTGTATATGAACGACGCTGAAGAACCGGAGACCCAGCCATGA
- a CDS encoding SDR family NAD(P)-dependent oxidoreductase: protein MNLKGIAAVVTGGASGLGEGTARRLAEEGAKVTIFDLNEERGQKVASEIGGAFAKVNVADPESVKAGFETARGAHGQERVLVNCAGIGWAEKTARRSSSGDIVMHQLDKFTLVVNVNLIGSFNCAAIAAAGMLTLDPDESGRGVIINTASVAAQDGQIGQVAYSASKGGIYGMTLPMARDLAREGVRVNTILPGFFETPIYEQMPPEVKTNLASHLQFPQRFGTPAEYADLVNFMVSNDYINAECVRLDAGARMPPK, encoded by the coding sequence ATGAATCTCAAGGGCATCGCAGCGGTCGTCACCGGCGGCGCGTCAGGGCTGGGCGAGGGCACGGCTCGCCGCCTCGCCGAAGAAGGCGCGAAGGTCACGATCTTCGACCTCAACGAAGAGCGCGGCCAGAAAGTCGCCTCCGAAATCGGCGGCGCCTTTGCCAAGGTCAACGTCGCCGATCCCGAGAGCGTGAAGGCCGGTTTCGAGACCGCCCGCGGCGCGCACGGCCAGGAGCGCGTGCTCGTCAATTGCGCCGGCATCGGCTGGGCGGAGAAGACCGCGCGGCGGTCCTCCTCCGGCGACATCGTCATGCACCAGCTCGACAAGTTCACCCTGGTCGTGAACGTCAACCTGATCGGCAGCTTCAACTGCGCCGCGATCGCGGCGGCGGGCATGCTGACGCTCGATCCCGATGAAAGCGGGCGCGGCGTAATCATCAACACCGCTTCGGTCGCCGCCCAGGACGGCCAGATCGGCCAGGTCGCCTATTCCGCCTCCAAGGGCGGGATTTACGGCATGACCCTGCCGATGGCGCGCGACCTGGCGCGTGAGGGCGTCCGCGTGAACACCATCCTGCCGGGCTTTTTCGAAACCCCGATTTACGAGCAGATGCCGCCGGAAGTGAAAACCAACCTCGCCAGCCATCTGCAATTCCCGCAGCGCTTCGGCACGCCGGCCGAGTACGCCGATCTCGTGAACTTCATGGTCAGCAACGACTACATCAACGCCGAATGCGTGCGCCTGGACGCCGGCGCGCGCATGCCCCCGAAATAG
- a CDS encoding HWE histidine kinase domain-containing protein, protein MRPEADIAASGRPGEAAELLDTVFETAPIGLVLFDTEFCFLRINRRLAEINGAPVADHLGRRIEDVLPGNTAGVLRTMRPTLMAGRSVEEVEFDTPDPVTGEPRWWVISYTPLRNPEGQVDRFLGTVREVTARKQAEQRSEVLVREIDHRIKNLLSLVQSIARQTHAGGAEDFLPRFEARLEALAGAQDVLMEDRWTSVDFERLARSQLAHLGEALDSRLTLAGPQLAISAEAAQHLAMAVHELGTNAVKHGALSSGSGEVRLSWSADAPSDRLELTWCERGGPDCRPPARRGFGTLVLGPLLKQALDAYAVSDFRPEGLVWRMTARLGDVIAAR, encoded by the coding sequence ATGCGACCGGAAGCTGACATCGCCGCCTCCGGACGTCCCGGGGAAGCCGCCGAGCTGCTCGACACCGTCTTCGAGACGGCGCCGATCGGGCTGGTGCTGTTCGACACCGAGTTCTGCTTCCTGCGCATCAATCGCCGGCTGGCCGAAATCAACGGCGCCCCCGTGGCCGATCATCTCGGCCGCCGGATCGAGGACGTGCTGCCGGGCAACACGGCAGGCGTGCTGCGGACGATGCGTCCCACGCTGATGGCTGGCCGGTCGGTCGAGGAGGTGGAGTTCGACACTCCCGATCCGGTCACGGGCGAGCCGCGCTGGTGGGTGATTTCCTATACGCCGCTAAGAAATCCCGAAGGTCAGGTCGACCGCTTTCTGGGAACGGTGCGCGAAGTCACCGCCCGCAAACAGGCCGAACAGCGCAGCGAGGTCCTGGTCCGGGAGATCGATCATCGCATCAAGAACCTTTTGAGCCTCGTGCAGTCCATCGCCCGGCAGACCCATGCCGGCGGAGCGGAGGATTTCCTGCCGCGCTTCGAGGCGCGCCTGGAAGCGCTCGCAGGCGCGCAGGACGTCCTGATGGAGGATCGCTGGACTTCCGTGGACTTCGAGCGGCTCGCGCGCAGCCAGCTCGCCCATCTCGGCGAGGCCCTCGACAGCCGGCTCACGCTCGCAGGCCCGCAGCTGGCGATTTCTGCGGAGGCGGCGCAGCATCTGGCCATGGCGGTCCATGAACTCGGCACCAACGCGGTCAAGCATGGCGCGCTGTCGAGCGGGTCCGGCGAAGTCCGGCTGAGCTGGTCGGCGGATGCACCGTCGGACCGGCTCGAGCTGACATGGTGCGAGCGCGGCGGGCCGGACTGCCGCCCGCCCGCCCGGCGCGGTTTCGGAACGCTGGTGCTCGGCCCGCTTCTCAAGCAGGCGCTCGATGCGTACGCCGTCTCCGACTTCAGGCCCGAGGGGTTGGTCTGGCGGATGACGGCCCGGCTGGGCGACGTGATCGCTGCGCGCTGA
- a CDS encoding ribonuclease D, whose product MSVHLHKGDLPAGLDLGARVAVDTETQGLSLVRDQVCLVQLSAGDGEAHIVQLDRKTYNCPNLKALLADRSVEKILHFARFDVAVVLRDLGVEIAPVFCTKIASKLVRTYTDRHGLKDVAREIAGVELSKQQQSSDWAAENLSEAQLAYAASDVLHLHAIRDGLAAMLEREGRTELARACFEFLPARARLDLAGWQDIDIFAHS is encoded by the coding sequence ATGAGCGTTCATTTGCACAAGGGCGATCTGCCCGCCGGTCTCGATCTCGGCGCGCGCGTGGCCGTGGACACCGAAACCCAGGGCCTGTCGCTGGTGCGCGACCAGGTGTGCCTGGTCCAGCTCTCCGCCGGCGACGGGGAGGCCCACATCGTCCAACTCGATCGCAAGACCTATAACTGCCCGAACCTCAAGGCGCTGCTCGCCGACCGGTCGGTCGAGAAGATCCTGCATTTCGCCCGCTTCGACGTGGCCGTGGTGCTGCGCGATCTCGGCGTCGAGATCGCGCCGGTCTTCTGCACCAAGATCGCGTCCAAGCTCGTGCGCACCTACACCGACAGGCACGGGCTGAAGGACGTCGCCCGCGAGATCGCCGGGGTGGAGCTGTCCAAACAGCAGCAGAGCTCGGACTGGGCGGCGGAAAATCTCAGCGAGGCCCAGCTCGCCTACGCCGCCTCGGACGTGCTGCATCTGCACGCCATCCGCGACGGACTCGCCGCCATGCTCGAGCGCGAAGGCCGCACCGAACTCGCCCGCGCCTGTTTCGAATTCCTGCCCGCCCGCGCCCGGCTCGATCTGGCCGGCTGGCAGGATATCGACATCTTCGCTCACTCCTGA
- a CDS encoding thymidine kinase — MAKLYFTYSAMNAGKSAMLLQAAHNYREQGMAVMLWTSSHHAPDARASTGEIESRIGLRAPARVFRPGTDLHAAIAAEAANGLDVVFFDEAQFLTRDQVWALARVCDDLDIPVLCYGLRTDFQGRLFEGAAELLAIADALREARTICWCGRKATMNLRVDASGKAITEGEQVGVDKARYAPLCRKHFREALETSGESGRLALEDDADGHAAAS; from the coding sequence ATGGCCAAGCTCTACTTCACCTATTCCGCGATGAACGCGGGCAAGTCCGCGATGCTGCTGCAGGCGGCGCATAATTATCGCGAGCAGGGCATGGCCGTGATGCTGTGGACCTCGAGCCATCATGCGCCCGACGCGCGGGCTTCGACCGGCGAGATCGAGTCTCGCATCGGGCTGAGGGCGCCGGCGCGGGTCTTCCGGCCCGGGACCGACCTTCACGCTGCGATCGCTGCCGAAGCGGCGAACGGGCTCGACGTGGTGTTCTTCGACGAGGCGCAGTTTCTCACCCGCGACCAGGTCTGGGCGCTCGCCCGGGTCTGCGACGATCTCGACATTCCGGTGCTGTGCTACGGCCTCAGGACCGACTTCCAGGGTCGGCTGTTCGAGGGCGCGGCCGAATTGCTGGCCATCGCCGACGCGCTGCGCGAGGCGCGCACGATCTGCTGGTGCGGCCGCAAGGCGACGATGAATTTGCGCGTGGACGCCTCGGGCAAGGCGATCACCGAGGGCGAGCAGGTCGGTGTGGACAAGGCCCGCTACGCCCCGCTCTGCCGCAAGCATTTCCGCGAGGCGCTGGAAACATCCGGCGAAAGCGGCCGGCTGGCGCTCGAAGACGACGCGGACGGGCACGCCGCCGCTTCCTGA
- the ptsN gene encoding PTS IIA-like nitrogen regulatory protein PtsN, with product MALTDLLPAGGVVADLAATSRKQALHGLTELAQRTLAVPCRPVLDAVTERERLGSTGVGDGVAIPHARTEHVDRVCGVFARLKQPVDFDAVDGRPADLVFLLLAPEEAGAEHLKALAQVSRLFRRDDVRRALRAAPDADAIWAILASGVRSDAA from the coding sequence ATGGCTCTGACCGATCTTCTTCCCGCCGGCGGCGTGGTCGCCGACCTTGCTGCGACCAGCCGCAAGCAGGCGCTGCACGGCCTGACCGAGCTCGCCCAGCGTACGCTCGCCGTGCCGTGCCGCCCGGTTCTGGACGCGGTGACCGAGCGCGAGCGGCTGGGCTCCACCGGCGTCGGCGACGGCGTGGCGATTCCGCATGCGCGCACAGAACATGTCGACCGGGTGTGCGGGGTGTTCGCCCGTCTCAAGCAGCCGGTCGATTTCGACGCCGTGGACGGCCGCCCGGCCGATCTCGTCTTCCTCCTGCTGGCTCCGGAAGAAGCGGGCGCCGAGCACCTGAAGGCGCTGGCCCAGGTCTCCCGCCTGTTCCGCCGCGACGACGTGCGCCGCGCGCTGCGCGCCGCGCCGGACGCGGACGCGATCTGGGCGATCCTGGCCAGCGGCGTGCGCAGCGACGCGGCCTAA
- a CDS encoding LptA/OstA family protein: MIRALAATAAAALLAAAAQAQPAPNAPGDGPIDVSADRGEVFDREGRVIYQGDVNILRGDARLRADTVEIFFDRREGGGFGQIRRMVAVGDVYYVTPAEIARGDEGVYDFDAGTIELTGSVVLTQGCNVSTGESLFADIDGGQARLVGGGQGESRRVRSVFFEDPQAGAASVPAPGECPQPEIPGDGPEPFVPAEGR, from the coding sequence ATGATCCGCGCCCTCGCCGCCACGGCCGCCGCAGCTTTGCTCGCCGCCGCCGCCCAGGCCCAGCCCGCGCCGAACGCGCCCGGCGACGGCCCGATCGACGTCAGCGCCGATCGCGGCGAGGTCTTCGACCGCGAAGGCCGGGTGATCTATCAAGGCGACGTGAACATCCTGCGCGGCGACGCGCGGCTGCGCGCCGACACGGTGGAGATCTTCTTCGACCGGCGCGAAGGCGGCGGCTTCGGCCAGATCCGGCGTATGGTCGCGGTCGGGGACGTGTACTACGTCACGCCCGCCGAGATCGCGCGCGGCGACGAGGGCGTCTACGACTTCGACGCCGGCACGATCGAGCTGACCGGTTCGGTGGTGCTCACCCAGGGCTGCAACGTCTCCACCGGAGAGAGCCTTTTCGCCGACATCGACGGCGGTCAGGCGCGCCTGGTCGGCGGGGGGCAGGGCGAAAGCCGCCGGGTGCGCTCGGTGTTCTTCGAAGATCCCCAGGCCGGGGCCGCGTCGGTTCCTGCGCCGGGCGAGTGCCCGCAGCCCGAAATCCCCGGCGACGGCCCCGAGCCGTTCGTGCCGGCCGAGGGGCGCTGA
- the lptB gene encoding LPS export ABC transporter ATP-binding protein — MTDVADRPAEPAPAPERTGIRVEGLAKSYGRRAVVKNVSLSLDRGEVAGLLGPNGAGKTTCFYMITGLIKADSGTIMLDGETITELPMYQRARLGIGYLPQEASIFRGLSVYDNVAAVAEIAEPDRKRRKELVSELLEELHISHLADSPAMALSGGERRRVEIARALAAQPSFMLLDEPFAGIDPLAIADIRDLVEYLKERGIGILITDHNVRETLEICDRATIIHDGEVLFEGAPDEVRNDPSVRRHYLGERFN; from the coding sequence ATGACCGATGTTGCGGACAGGCCGGCCGAGCCGGCGCCCGCGCCGGAGCGGACGGGAATCCGGGTCGAGGGCCTGGCGAAATCCTACGGCCGGCGTGCTGTGGTCAAGAATGTCTCGCTCTCGCTCGATCGCGGCGAGGTGGCGGGGCTTCTGGGCCCGAACGGCGCCGGCAAGACGACCTGCTTCTACATGATCACCGGCCTGATCAAGGCCGACAGCGGGACGATAATGCTCGACGGCGAGACGATCACCGAACTGCCCATGTACCAGCGCGCCAGGCTGGGCATCGGCTATCTGCCGCAGGAAGCGTCGATCTTCCGCGGGCTGTCGGTGTACGACAACGTCGCCGCCGTCGCAGAGATCGCCGAACCCGACCGCAAGCGCCGCAAGGAGCTGGTCTCCGAGCTGCTCGAGGAGCTGCACATCTCCCACCTCGCCGACAGCCCGGCCATGGCGCTGTCGGGCGGCGAGCGCCGCCGGGTGGAGATCGCGCGCGCCCTGGCCGCGCAGCCCAGCTTCATGCTGCTCGACGAACCCTTCGCCGGGATCGACCCGCTGGCCATCGCCGACATTCGCGATCTGGTCGAGTATCTCAAGGAGCGCGGGATCGGAATCCTGATCACCGATCACAATGTCCGCGAGACGCTGGAGATCTGCGACCGGGCGACGATCATTCATGACGGAGAGGTGCTTTTCGAGGGTGCTCCCGACGAAGTCCGTAACGATCCAAGCGTGCGCCGGCACTATCTCGGCGAGCGGTTCAACTAG
- the rpoN gene encoding RNA polymerase factor sigma-54: MAGLGQKLEARQGQGLVMTPQLQQAIKLLQLNNMELAAFVEEELERNPLLERDERPEPGEIEREDAAPEKVSDELSFDAPGKADEALDADAETMYSDSKADMAGAADAGGSVDWSKAGKGGSLDSEAFDFAANASAEKTLREHLHDQLADLALCAADRLIAAHLIDLAEDDGYFRADLDETAQRLGVTRSEVEAILDRLQQFEPAGVLARSLQECLAIQLRDRDRLDPAMAALVDNLPLLAKHDYAGLRAACGVDGDDLTDMIAELRRLTPKPGLGFGADNTRTVEPDVFVRERPDGGWAVELNTETLPRVLVNNRYAAEIGAAARSEEEKVFISTCAQNAGWLVKSLDQRARTILKVSGEIVRQQDAFLAKGVAWLRPLNLKTVADAVGMHESTVSRVTSNKYVSTPRGLFELKYFFTSAIASSDGGEAYSAEAVRYRIKAMIDSETADEVMSDDRIVERLHADGVEIARRTVAKYREAMNIPSSVQRRRMMKGVG; the protein is encoded by the coding sequence ATGGCGGGGCTCGGACAGAAACTCGAGGCGCGCCAGGGCCAGGGGCTCGTCATGACGCCCCAGCTGCAGCAGGCGATCAAGCTGCTGCAGCTCAACAACATGGAGCTCGCCGCCTTCGTGGAGGAAGAGCTTGAGCGCAACCCCCTGCTCGAACGCGACGAACGCCCCGAGCCCGGCGAGATTGAGCGCGAGGACGCCGCCCCTGAAAAGGTCTCCGACGAGCTGAGTTTCGACGCGCCCGGCAAGGCCGACGAAGCGCTCGATGCGGACGCCGAGACGATGTACTCGGATTCCAAGGCCGACATGGCCGGCGCCGCGGACGCGGGCGGGTCGGTGGACTGGTCCAAGGCCGGCAAGGGCGGCTCGCTCGATTCCGAAGCCTTTGATTTCGCAGCCAACGCCAGCGCCGAGAAGACCCTGCGCGAGCATCTGCACGATCAGCTCGCCGATCTCGCTCTGTGCGCCGCAGACCGGCTGATCGCGGCTCATCTCATCGATCTGGCGGAAGACGACGGCTATTTCCGCGCCGACCTGGACGAGACCGCCCAGCGGCTCGGCGTGACCCGCTCGGAGGTCGAGGCCATCCTCGACCGGCTGCAGCAGTTCGAGCCCGCCGGCGTGCTCGCCCGTTCGCTTCAGGAGTGCCTGGCGATCCAGCTCAGGGACCGCGACCGGCTCGACCCGGCGATGGCTGCGCTGGTGGACAATCTGCCGCTTCTGGCCAAGCACGATTACGCGGGGCTGCGCGCCGCCTGCGGCGTGGACGGCGACGACCTGACCGACATGATCGCCGAGCTGCGCCGCCTGACCCCAAAGCCGGGGCTGGGCTTCGGCGCGGACAACACCCGCACCGTGGAGCCCGACGTCTTCGTGCGCGAGCGCCCTGACGGGGGCTGGGCGGTGGAGCTGAACACCGAAACCCTGCCGCGCGTGCTGGTGAACAACCGCTACGCGGCGGAGATCGGCGCGGCCGCGCGCAGCGAGGAGGAGAAGGTCTTCATCTCCACCTGCGCGCAGAACGCGGGATGGCTCGTGAAAAGCCTCGATCAGCGCGCCAGGACGATCCTCAAGGTCTCAGGCGAGATCGTGCGTCAGCAGGACGCCTTCCTGGCCAAGGGCGTGGCCTGGCTGCGGCCGCTCAATCTCAAGACCGTCGCCGACGCCGTCGGCATGCACGAGAGCACGGTCAGCCGGGTGACCTCGAACAAGTACGTCTCCACCCCGCGCGGCCTGTTCGAGCTGAAATACTTCTTCACCTCCGCCATCGCATCGTCCGACGGCGGCGAGGCCTATTCCGCCGAGGCGGTGCGCTACCGCATCAAGGCGATGATCGATTCAGAGACCGCCGACGAGGTGATGAGCGACGACCGGATCGTCGAGCGCCTGCACGCCGACGGGGTCGAGATCGCCCGGCGCACAGTGGCAAAATACCGCGAAGCGATGAACATCCCCTCTTCGGTGCAGCGCCGCCGCATGATGAAGGGCGTCGGGTGA
- a CDS encoding STAS/SEC14 domain-containing protein: MDASSNTDRIQLRVDPAAGVLSLHFKGPVNADDLEIAHERLVDVATKTQVGAILIDARFSEPAYTPAELIDNVERSLQFVAPRRCAFVASEDRKREVMLIETVSFPFSVRVRAFTTLEDARAWASEV, from the coding sequence ATGGACGCTTCGTCGAACACCGACCGGATTCAGCTGCGCGTCGACCCGGCCGCAGGTGTCCTGTCCCTGCACTTCAAAGGCCCGGTCAACGCCGACGATCTGGAGATCGCGCACGAGCGCCTCGTGGACGTCGCCACCAAGACCCAGGTCGGCGCGATCCTCATCGACGCGCGATTTTCCGAACCGGCCTACACGCCGGCCGAGCTGATCGACAATGTCGAACGCTCGCTGCAATTCGTCGCGCCGCGCCGCTGCGCCTTCGTGGCGAGCGAGGACCGCAAGCGCGAGGTCATGCTGATCGAGACGGTGAGCTTTCCCTTCTCGGTGCGGGTGCGCGCCTTCACCACGCTCGAAGACGCGCGCGCCTGGGCCTCCGAAGTCTAG